One Carettochelys insculpta isolate YL-2023 chromosome 15, ASM3395843v1, whole genome shotgun sequence DNA window includes the following coding sequences:
- the HNRNPAB gene encoding heterogeneous nuclear ribonucleoprotein A/B isoform X1 yields MSRPLVAEWLALWLYKGCLARKAVGERLCLQPRQRGSMSEVEQQVAGPADATQNGHEAAEGAVEPQAESGGAVVAAAPAPSATNQNGAEGDQINASKNEEDAGKMFVGGLSWDTSKKDLKDYFTKFGEVADCTIKMDPNTGRSRGFGFILFKEASSVEKVLEQKEHRLDGRLIDPKKAMAMKKDPVKKIFVGGLNPEATEEKIREYFGEFGEIEAIELPMDPKTNKRRGFVFITFKEEDPVKKILEKKFHNVSGSKCEIKVAQPKEVYQQQQFSSGGGRGSFGGRGRGGRAQSQIWKPSYGNYWTQGYGNQGYSYQQGYGGYGGHDYSGYGYYEYGPGYNYSQGNANYGKSPRRGGHQNNYKPY; encoded by the exons ATGAGCAGACCTCTTGTTGCCGAGTGGCTCGCGCTCTGGCTCTATAAAGGCTGCCTCGCgcggaaggctgttggcga GCGCCTGTGTCTCCAGCCTCGGCAGCGGGGCAGCATGTCCgaagtggagcagcaggtggcgggGCCCGCCGACGCCACCCAGAACGGGCACGAAGCGGCCGAAGGCGCCGTTGAGCCGCAGGCCGAGAGCGGCGGGGCAGTGGTAGCGGCGGCGCCGGCGCCTTCTGCCACCAACCAGAACGGAGCCGAAGGCGACCAGATCAACGCCAGCAAGAACGAGGAGGACGCAGG GAAAATGTTCGTTGGTGGCCTCAGCTGGGACACAAGCAAAAAAGACTTGAAAGACTACTTCACCAAATTTGGTGAAGTGGCTGACTGTACAATAAAGATGGACCCAAACACAGGAAGATCAAGAGGCTTTGGATTTATTTTGTTCAAAGAAGCTTCAAGTGTTGAAAAG GTTTTGGAACAGAAGGAACACAGGTTAGATGGACGACTTATTGATCCCAAAAAGGCTATGGCAATGAAAAAAGATCCAGTGAAGAAAATTTTTGTTGGAGGACTTAACCCTGAAGCCACAGAAGAGAAAATCAGGGAATACTTCGGAGAGTTTGGAGAA ATTGAAGCAATTGAACTTCCAATGGATCCAAAAACCAACAAACGAAGAGGTTTTGTGTTCATCACTTTCAAGGAAGAAGATCCAGTCAAGAAGatcctggaaaaaaaattccataATGTTAGTGGAAGCAAG TGTGAGATCAAGGTAGCACAGCCGAAGGAAGTATACCAGCAGCAACAGTTCAGTAGTGGTGGTGGAAGAGGCAGCtttggaggaagaggcagaggtggAAGAG CTCAAAGTCAAATTTGGAAGCCAAGTTATGGCAATTACTGGACCCAGGGTTATGGGAATCAAGGATACAGCTATCAGCAAGGTTATGGTGGCTATGGAGGCCATGATTATTCAGGATATGGGTATTATGAATATGGACCAGGCTATAATTACA GCCAAGGCAATGCAAATTATGGGAAAAGTCCAAGACGTGGTGGTCATCAGAATAATTACAAGCCATATTGA
- the HNRNPAB gene encoding heterogeneous nuclear ribonucleoprotein A/B isoform X2: MSRPLVAEWLALWLYKGCLARKAVGERLCLQPRQRGSMSEVEQQVAGPADATQNGHEAAEGAVEPQAESGGAVVAAAPAPSATNQNGAEGDQINASKNEEDAGKMFVGGLSWDTSKKDLKDYFTKFGEVADCTIKMDPNTGRSRGFGFILFKEASSVEKVLEQKEHRLDGRLIDPKKAMAMKKDPVKKIFVGGLNPEATEEKIREYFGEFGEIEAIELPMDPKTNKRRGFVFITFKEEDPVKKILEKKFHNVSGSKCEIKVAQPKEVYQQQQFSSGGGRGSFGGRGRGGRGQGNANYGKSPRRGGHQNNYKPY, from the exons ATGAGCAGACCTCTTGTTGCCGAGTGGCTCGCGCTCTGGCTCTATAAAGGCTGCCTCGCgcggaaggctgttggcga GCGCCTGTGTCTCCAGCCTCGGCAGCGGGGCAGCATGTCCgaagtggagcagcaggtggcgggGCCCGCCGACGCCACCCAGAACGGGCACGAAGCGGCCGAAGGCGCCGTTGAGCCGCAGGCCGAGAGCGGCGGGGCAGTGGTAGCGGCGGCGCCGGCGCCTTCTGCCACCAACCAGAACGGAGCCGAAGGCGACCAGATCAACGCCAGCAAGAACGAGGAGGACGCAGG GAAAATGTTCGTTGGTGGCCTCAGCTGGGACACAAGCAAAAAAGACTTGAAAGACTACTTCACCAAATTTGGTGAAGTGGCTGACTGTACAATAAAGATGGACCCAAACACAGGAAGATCAAGAGGCTTTGGATTTATTTTGTTCAAAGAAGCTTCAAGTGTTGAAAAG GTTTTGGAACAGAAGGAACACAGGTTAGATGGACGACTTATTGATCCCAAAAAGGCTATGGCAATGAAAAAAGATCCAGTGAAGAAAATTTTTGTTGGAGGACTTAACCCTGAAGCCACAGAAGAGAAAATCAGGGAATACTTCGGAGAGTTTGGAGAA ATTGAAGCAATTGAACTTCCAATGGATCCAAAAACCAACAAACGAAGAGGTTTTGTGTTCATCACTTTCAAGGAAGAAGATCCAGTCAAGAAGatcctggaaaaaaaattccataATGTTAGTGGAAGCAAG TGTGAGATCAAGGTAGCACAGCCGAAGGAAGTATACCAGCAGCAACAGTTCAGTAGTGGTGGTGGAAGAGGCAGCtttggaggaagaggcagaggtggAAGAG GCCAAGGCAATGCAAATTATGGGAAAAGTCCAAGACGTGGTGGTCATCAGAATAATTACAAGCCATATTGA
- the HNRNPAB gene encoding heterogeneous nuclear ribonucleoprotein A/B isoform X3, translating to MSEVEQQVAGPADATQNGHEAAEGAVEPQAESGGAVVAAAPAPSATNQNGAEGDQINASKNEEDAGKMFVGGLSWDTSKKDLKDYFTKFGEVADCTIKMDPNTGRSRGFGFILFKEASSVEKVLEQKEHRLDGRLIDPKKAMAMKKDPVKKIFVGGLNPEATEEKIREYFGEFGEIEAIELPMDPKTNKRRGFVFITFKEEDPVKKILEKKFHNVSGSKCEIKVAQPKEVYQQQQFSSGGGRGSFGGRGRGGRAQSQIWKPSYGNYWTQGYGNQGYSYQQGYGGYGGHDYSGYGYYEYGPGYNYSQGNANYGKSPRRGGHQNNYKPY from the exons ATGTCCgaagtggagcagcaggtggcgggGCCCGCCGACGCCACCCAGAACGGGCACGAAGCGGCCGAAGGCGCCGTTGAGCCGCAGGCCGAGAGCGGCGGGGCAGTGGTAGCGGCGGCGCCGGCGCCTTCTGCCACCAACCAGAACGGAGCCGAAGGCGACCAGATCAACGCCAGCAAGAACGAGGAGGACGCAGG GAAAATGTTCGTTGGTGGCCTCAGCTGGGACACAAGCAAAAAAGACTTGAAAGACTACTTCACCAAATTTGGTGAAGTGGCTGACTGTACAATAAAGATGGACCCAAACACAGGAAGATCAAGAGGCTTTGGATTTATTTTGTTCAAAGAAGCTTCAAGTGTTGAAAAG GTTTTGGAACAGAAGGAACACAGGTTAGATGGACGACTTATTGATCCCAAAAAGGCTATGGCAATGAAAAAAGATCCAGTGAAGAAAATTTTTGTTGGAGGACTTAACCCTGAAGCCACAGAAGAGAAAATCAGGGAATACTTCGGAGAGTTTGGAGAA ATTGAAGCAATTGAACTTCCAATGGATCCAAAAACCAACAAACGAAGAGGTTTTGTGTTCATCACTTTCAAGGAAGAAGATCCAGTCAAGAAGatcctggaaaaaaaattccataATGTTAGTGGAAGCAAG TGTGAGATCAAGGTAGCACAGCCGAAGGAAGTATACCAGCAGCAACAGTTCAGTAGTGGTGGTGGAAGAGGCAGCtttggaggaagaggcagaggtggAAGAG CTCAAAGTCAAATTTGGAAGCCAAGTTATGGCAATTACTGGACCCAGGGTTATGGGAATCAAGGATACAGCTATCAGCAAGGTTATGGTGGCTATGGAGGCCATGATTATTCAGGATATGGGTATTATGAATATGGACCAGGCTATAATTACA GCCAAGGCAATGCAAATTATGGGAAAAGTCCAAGACGTGGTGGTCATCAGAATAATTACAAGCCATATTGA